One genomic segment of Hordeum vulgare subsp. vulgare chromosome 2H, MorexV3_pseudomolecules_assembly, whole genome shotgun sequence includes these proteins:
- the LOC123429925 gene encoding organellar oligopeptidase A, chloroplastic/mitochondrial-like, with the protein MADADNSNNPLLADYDFPPFDRVEPSHVRPGIRALLARLEGELEELEKGMEPAWERLVHPLECIVDRLDVVRNVVDHLKAVKDSPDLCAAVEDVQARSFHPASPLSLPLLP; encoded by the exons ATGGCGGAcgctgacaacagcaacaacccgCTGCTCGCCGACTACGACTTCCCGCCCTTCGACCGCGTCGAACCCTCCCACGTCCGCCCTGGGATCCGCGCGCTACTCGCCCGCCTC GAGGGCGAGCTGGAGGAGCTCGAGAAGGGCATGGAGCCGGCGTGGGAGCGCCTCGTCCACCCGCTCGAGTGCATCGTCGACAGGCTCGACGTCGTACGAAACGTCGTCGACCACCTCAAGGCCGTCAAGGACTCGCCCGACCTCTGCGCCGCCGTCGAGGACGTCCAGGCACGTTCATTTCATCCAgcatcccccctctccctccctcttctTCCATGA